A genomic stretch from Marinobacter fonticola includes:
- a CDS encoding branched-chain amino acid ABC transporter permease: MINRALWIIMLVAGLTAPFFAYPIFVMDLLCFALFACAFNLLLGYVGLLSFGHAAFFGGAAYITGHAIKVWGFPPLVGIVTGAAFAMVLGAAFGYLAIRRQGIYFAMITLALAQIIYFMALQLPFTGGENGLQGIPRGNLLGFIDLNDSLTMYYFVFAIFLTGFCIIHRTIHSPFGEVLQAIRENEARALSLGYDVDRFKLQAFVISATMAGLAGATKAVVFQFAALTSAHWQTSGEVILMTLVGGLGTVFGPVVGALIVGALSHELGSFGSWVQVILGTIFVVCVLTFRRGIVGELERLVRK, translated from the coding sequence ATGATCAACCGCGCACTCTGGATCATCATGCTCGTTGCCGGCCTGACGGCGCCTTTTTTCGCGTATCCAATCTTCGTCATGGACCTGCTCTGCTTTGCCCTGTTCGCCTGTGCCTTCAATCTGCTGCTGGGCTATGTGGGATTGCTGTCCTTCGGTCATGCGGCGTTCTTCGGTGGGGCGGCCTACATCACCGGGCACGCGATCAAGGTCTGGGGTTTCCCGCCGCTGGTCGGAATTGTCACCGGCGCCGCCTTTGCCATGGTGCTGGGCGCCGCCTTCGGCTACCTGGCCATCCGTCGCCAGGGCATCTACTTCGCCATGATTACCCTGGCCCTGGCGCAGATCATCTACTTCATGGCGCTGCAATTGCCCTTTACCGGCGGCGAAAACGGACTGCAGGGCATTCCCCGTGGAAACCTGCTGGGCTTCATCGACCTGAACGATTCGCTGACCATGTATTATTTTGTTTTCGCGATCTTCCTAACCGGTTTTTGCATTATCCATCGCACCATTCACTCGCCATTTGGCGAGGTATTGCAGGCGATCAGGGAGAACGAGGCCCGTGCCCTGTCGCTCGGCTACGACGTGGATCGCTTCAAGCTGCAGGCCTTCGTCATCTCCGCCACCATGGCGGGTTTGGCGGGCGCGACCAAGGCGGTGGTCTTCCAGTTTGCGGCCTTGACCAGCGCCCACTGGCAGACCTCCGGCGAGGTGATCCTGATGACGCTCGTTGGCGGCCTGGGCACGGTGTTCGGCCCGGTGGTCGGCGCTCTGATCGTCGGGGCACTCAGTCACGAACTGGGGTCGTTTGGGTCCTGGGTGCAGGTAATCCTGGGGACGATATTCGTGGTCTGCGTGCTTACCTTCCGGCGGGGAATCGTCGGTGAGCTTGAGCGCCTGGTACGCAAGTAG
- a CDS encoding DUF2946 domain-containing protein, producing MRYAAWLALVSMLLIFVGPLYSNSQALLSAQTHPDPPPGFDPHAEGAYCGEIPATGQDVQQAPAHSPMLHAECGYCILLSHTPPPAPTSLDAVTPPFWSAPLPLPAQEATYSFRPYGIAQVRAPPSIIV from the coding sequence ATGCGCTACGCGGCGTGGCTGGCGCTGGTCTCGATGCTGCTGATTTTTGTCGGGCCGTTGTATTCAAACAGTCAGGCATTGCTGAGCGCACAAACGCATCCCGATCCGCCGCCCGGCTTCGATCCCCATGCCGAGGGCGCCTATTGCGGCGAAATACCCGCAACCGGCCAAGACGTTCAGCAAGCGCCCGCTCACTCGCCCATGCTCCATGCGGAGTGCGGATACTGCATTCTGCTGTCCCATACACCGCCCCCGGCACCGACCTCCCTGGACGCTGTAACGCCACCGTTCTGGTCCGCGCCGCTCCCCCTTCCTGCCCAAGAAGCAACCTACAGCTTCCGCCCCTACGGAATCGCCCAGGTGCGAGCGCCACCCTCGATCATCGTCTGA
- a CDS encoding PepSY-associated TM helix domain-containing protein codes for MPNDSTLTPGVNTRPTTAGKSETARWFYPLILRLHFYIGLLVGPFILVAALSGGLYAISPQFEDMLYASALNGEADGDPQSLAAQIGAARSVVPDLTLAAVRPAPEPGKTSRIMFSDPSLDIYEHRAIFVDPITLEIKGNLAVYGTGALPLRIWIDYLHRNLHLGEFGRHYSELAASWLWIAALGGLTLWIMGRRKRNQAPALRATDAIPSGQRRKRHAALGLTLLLGFLFLSVTGLTWSKWAGGNIADLRAALDWGTPSVNAQLDTPTPAVSDQAQQAAVFDGVLAVARNAGIDAGLLEIQPSNDPQRAWKVREIDRTWPTQVDSVAVDPSTFGIVDQANFVDFPIAAKLTRWGIDLHMGTLFGVANQLLMLGLALGLCTMIVWGYRMWWTRRPLPRASSATKATRLTTHWLRAPISARLLIVIVTAFLGWALPVMGVSLAAFLILDVLLMLYYARQTARVSA; via the coding sequence ATGCCGAACGACTCAACACTCACCCCAGGGGTGAACACGCGCCCAACCACGGCCGGTAAAAGCGAAACCGCCCGCTGGTTCTATCCCCTTATCCTGCGACTCCACTTCTATATCGGGCTGTTGGTGGGCCCCTTCATTCTCGTTGCAGCGCTGTCCGGTGGGCTCTACGCCATCTCGCCGCAGTTCGAGGACATGCTCTATGCCTCCGCTCTCAATGGCGAAGCCGACGGCGACCCGCAATCCCTGGCCGCGCAGATCGGAGCGGCCCGAAGCGTCGTCCCCGATCTCACGCTGGCTGCCGTGCGCCCAGCCCCTGAACCCGGCAAGACCTCCCGGATCATGTTCTCCGATCCATCGCTGGACATCTATGAGCATCGGGCGATTTTCGTCGATCCTATTACCCTCGAAATCAAGGGCAATCTGGCCGTTTACGGCACTGGCGCCCTTCCGTTAAGGATCTGGATCGATTATCTGCACCGCAACCTGCACCTGGGCGAGTTCGGCCGGCACTATAGCGAGCTGGCCGCCTCCTGGCTGTGGATAGCGGCGCTGGGCGGGCTCACGCTCTGGATCATGGGCCGCCGAAAGCGCAATCAGGCGCCCGCCCTGAGAGCCACCGACGCTATCCCGTCCGGCCAGCGCCGTAAACGCCATGCCGCTCTCGGGCTGACATTGCTGCTCGGCTTCCTGTTTCTCTCGGTGACCGGTTTGACCTGGTCGAAATGGGCCGGCGGCAACATTGCGGACCTGCGTGCGGCCCTGGATTGGGGCACGCCCAGCGTGAATGCTCAACTCGACACGCCAACGCCGGCCGTATCCGATCAGGCACAGCAGGCTGCCGTATTCGACGGTGTCCTGGCCGTCGCCAGGAACGCAGGCATTGACGCCGGCCTACTGGAAATCCAGCCCAGCAACGACCCGCAGCGAGCGTGGAAAGTGCGCGAGATCGACCGCACGTGGCCAACACAGGTAGATTCGGTCGCCGTGGACCCGAGCACCTTCGGCATCGTGGATCAGGCCAATTTCGTCGATTTTCCCATCGCCGCCAAGCTGACGCGCTGGGGCATCGACTTGCACATGGGAACGCTGTTCGGCGTAGCTAACCAGCTACTGATGCTGGGCCTGGCCCTGGGACTCTGCACGATGATCGTCTGGGGCTACCGGATGTGGTGGACACGCCGGCCGCTACCGCGCGCGTCATCCGCCACCAAGGCCACACGGCTAACCACCCATTGGCTCCGTGCGCCGATATCCGCCCGCCTACTGATTGTCATAGTGACCGCTTTCCTGGGTTGGGCATTGCCGGTCATGGGCGTCAGCCTGGCGGCGTTCCTGATTCTGGATGTCTTGCTGATGCTGTATTACGCTCGCCAAACAGCCCGCGTGAGCGCTTAA
- a CDS encoding branched-chain amino acid ABC transporter permease, whose amino-acid sequence MAQALLGLNVGVFYAMLSLGLAVIFGLLNIINFAHGAMYMLGAFVALIGYTMLDDWFGISLQIGFWASLIVVPAFVGLLGIVIERTMLKRLYELDHIYGLLLTFGITLILQGLFSNYFNVSGTPYPGQPEILAGVLNLGFMYFPTYRLFAIVFSLVVCFATWYVIEHTRLGSRLRAGVENSPLTQAFGLNVPLMITLTFGFGCALAGLAGVLAAPIYSVSPLMGADLIIVVFAVVVIGGMGSIMGAILSGLALGMVEGLTKVIYPPAASTVIFFLMVLVLLFRPAGLFGKEK is encoded by the coding sequence ATGGCCCAGGCGCTGCTGGGGCTCAACGTAGGCGTGTTTTACGCCATGCTGAGTCTCGGACTGGCGGTCATTTTTGGCCTGCTCAACATTATCAATTTCGCCCACGGGGCTATGTATATGCTGGGCGCGTTTGTCGCACTGATCGGCTACACGATGCTGGACGACTGGTTCGGCATCAGCCTGCAGATCGGGTTCTGGGCGTCGCTGATCGTCGTGCCGGCGTTTGTTGGTCTGCTGGGGATCGTTATCGAGCGAACCATGCTCAAGCGGCTCTATGAACTGGATCATATCTACGGCTTGCTGCTGACCTTCGGTATCACGCTGATCCTGCAGGGGCTGTTCTCCAACTATTTCAATGTATCCGGAACGCCCTATCCCGGCCAGCCGGAAATTCTGGCGGGGGTACTCAACCTGGGCTTCATGTATTTCCCCACCTACCGGCTGTTCGCCATTGTCTTCTCGCTGGTCGTGTGCTTCGCCACTTGGTATGTCATCGAGCACACGCGGCTGGGGTCGCGTCTGCGGGCGGGCGTGGAGAACTCGCCGCTGACCCAGGCCTTCGGCCTCAACGTGCCGCTGATGATCACCCTCACCTTCGGCTTTGGCTGCGCTCTGGCAGGACTGGCCGGGGTGTTAGCGGCGCCGATCTACTCCGTCAGCCCGCTGATGGGCGCCGATCTGATTATCGTGGTGTTCGCGGTGGTGGTCATTGGCGGTATGGGGTCGATCATGGGCGCCATACTCTCCGGCCTGGCCCTGGGCATGGTTGAAGGGCTGACCAAGGTGATCTATCCGCCGGCCGCCAGCACCGTTATTTTCTTCCTCATGGTCCTGGTGCTGCTGTTCCGGCCCGCCGGCCTCTTCGGCAAGGAGAAGTGA
- a CDS encoding TRAP transporter substrate-binding protein, whose amino-acid sequence MPSLKHLAAGVLSATFAFNAVAADYTFKFQSSDPSGVKNFEIKQEWADRVEKMTGGRVEIEILPVGSVVSHTETLGAMKMGVLDGHISVTGYFSGQDPAFGLIGNTVGAWSSPDQLIDYIYYGGGYELMNELYKPYGVKFVGGAATGLESFVSKKPLDGVDDLKGLKLRAPEGLVQSVFAAAGASPVNLPGSEVYTALSKGVIDAADYTVFSTNQEAGLNEIAPHPVYPGFHSLPLLEIAMNLKEWNELPDDIQTIMTVSARDFAQDISTQLAMADQKAVKEARNDPDITIHDWSAEERRKFRNVARDQWKTYAEQSPNAEKVYTSVTSYLESQGLL is encoded by the coding sequence ATGCCCTCGCTCAAACATTTAGCTGCCGGTGTCCTGTCAGCCACCTTCGCCTTCAACGCCGTGGCGGCTGATTACACATTCAAATTCCAATCGTCCGACCCATCCGGGGTAAAGAACTTCGAGATCAAACAGGAATGGGCTGACCGAGTCGAGAAAATGACCGGTGGCCGGGTCGAGATCGAGATCCTTCCGGTGGGTAGCGTGGTCAGCCACACGGAAACCCTGGGCGCCATGAAGATGGGTGTCCTCGACGGCCATATCTCTGTCACCGGTTACTTTTCGGGCCAGGACCCCGCCTTCGGTCTGATCGGCAACACCGTTGGCGCTTGGTCCAGCCCGGATCAGCTGATCGATTATATTTACTACGGCGGCGGCTATGAGCTGATGAACGAGCTCTACAAGCCCTACGGCGTCAAGTTCGTGGGTGGCGCCGCGACTGGTCTGGAATCCTTCGTATCCAAGAAGCCGCTGGACGGCGTGGACGACCTGAAGGGACTGAAACTGCGCGCACCGGAAGGCCTGGTGCAATCCGTCTTCGCCGCTGCCGGTGCCTCACCGGTCAACCTGCCGGGCTCCGAGGTCTACACCGCTCTGAGCAAAGGCGTGATCGACGCGGCCGACTACACCGTCTTCTCCACCAATCAGGAAGCGGGTCTGAATGAAATTGCGCCGCATCCGGTCTACCCCGGTTTCCACTCGCTGCCGCTACTGGAAATCGCCATGAACCTGAAGGAGTGGAACGAGCTGCCGGACGACATCCAGACGATCATGACCGTCTCCGCCCGCGACTTCGCCCAGGACATCAGCACCCAGCTGGCCATGGCCGACCAGAAGGCGGTGAAGGAAGCGCGTAACGACCCGGATATCACGATTCACGATTGGTCCGCAGAGGAACGCCGCAAGTTCCGCAACGTCGCCCGCGACCAGTGGAAGACGTATGCCGAGCAGTCGCCCAACGCCGAAAAAGTCTACACGTCGGTGACGAGCTACCTGGAATCCCAGGGTCTTCTCTAA
- a CDS encoding ABC transporter transmembrane domain-containing protein: protein MPSDRRKALKLAIDFVAPYRKAVAGAFVALVFTAGITLSLGQGIRLLVDQGFVTGSAELLNRSVLIFFGLIVCLAVGTFVRFYLVSWIGERVVADIRKQVFNHLVELHPGFFETNRGLEIQSRLTADTTVLQSVIGSTISVALRNLFMLVGGIILLFITNPKLTSIVMLGVPLVVAPILVFGRRVRSLSRQSQDRIADVGSYVGEILGQIKIVQAYNHQSQDKARFSDVAEHAFDVAKQRVTQRAWLIAIVILLILGAVGIMLWVGGKDVLAGTISGGELAAFLFYSLIVGMSVGSLSEVIGELQRAAGAAARIVELLQTENEITPPASGARKLPAGIRGQIDIESLRFAYPGRPNVDVIDGIDLNIRAGETLALVGPSGAGKSTMFDLLLRFFDPKSGRICIDGQPIDQLDPKDLRRCFALVSQTPSLFYGTVADNIRYGRPHATQEDVETAAKVAHAHDFICALPDGYQTRLGDSGMGLSGGQQQRIAIARALIIDAPILLLDEATSALDAQSEHLIQQALPKLMANRTTLVIAHRLATIKHADRIVVLDQGRLHGIGPHHELIKTDALYARLAELQFREPEGA, encoded by the coding sequence ATGCCGTCAGACCGCCGCAAAGCTCTGAAACTCGCTATCGATTTTGTTGCACCCTACCGTAAGGCGGTCGCTGGCGCTTTCGTTGCGCTGGTGTTTACGGCGGGTATTACCCTGTCGCTGGGCCAGGGTATCCGGCTGCTGGTGGATCAGGGGTTCGTGACCGGGTCGGCGGAGTTGCTGAACCGTTCGGTGCTGATCTTTTTCGGATTGATCGTCTGCCTGGCAGTGGGCACCTTTGTGCGCTTCTATTTGGTGTCCTGGATCGGCGAGCGTGTTGTGGCGGATATCCGCAAGCAGGTTTTCAACCATCTGGTGGAGCTGCATCCAGGTTTCTTCGAGACCAACCGCGGGCTGGAAATCCAGTCGCGCCTGACCGCCGACACCACGGTGCTGCAATCGGTGATCGGCTCCACCATTTCCGTCGCCCTGCGCAACCTTTTCATGCTGGTGGGCGGCATTATCCTGCTGTTCATCACCAACCCTAAGCTCACCTCCATTGTGATGCTGGGTGTGCCGCTGGTCGTCGCGCCTATTCTGGTCTTTGGCCGCCGGGTGCGCAGCCTGTCCCGTCAAAGTCAGGACCGCATCGCGGACGTGGGCAGCTACGTGGGCGAGATCCTGGGCCAGATTAAGATCGTTCAAGCCTATAACCACCAATCCCAGGACAAGGCCCGTTTTTCAGACGTGGCCGAGCATGCCTTCGATGTCGCCAAACAGCGGGTGACCCAGCGTGCCTGGCTGATTGCCATTGTGATCCTGCTGATTTTGGGTGCGGTGGGTATCATGCTGTGGGTCGGGGGCAAGGATGTGCTGGCCGGGACTATTTCTGGCGGGGAGTTGGCCGCCTTCCTGTTCTATAGCCTGATCGTCGGAATGTCTGTGGGCTCGCTGAGTGAGGTCATTGGCGAATTGCAACGGGCCGCCGGTGCCGCAGCCCGGATTGTGGAGCTGCTTCAGACTGAAAACGAGATTACGCCGCCAGCCTCTGGCGCACGAAAACTGCCGGCCGGAATCAGAGGTCAGATCGACATCGAGTCACTCCGCTTTGCTTATCCGGGCCGCCCGAACGTGGACGTCATCGACGGCATCGACCTGAATATCCGCGCTGGAGAAACCCTGGCGCTGGTCGGCCCGTCGGGGGCCGGAAAGTCGACCATGTTCGACCTGCTACTGCGTTTCTTCGACCCTAAAAGCGGCCGGATATGCATCGACGGTCAGCCCATTGATCAGCTCGATCCCAAAGACCTGCGTCGCTGCTTTGCCCTGGTCTCCCAAACCCCTTCGCTGTTCTACGGCACCGTCGCCGACAATATCCGCTACGGCCGTCCCCACGCCACGCAGGAAGACGTGGAAACCGCCGCCAAGGTCGCCCACGCCCACGATTTCATCTGTGCTCTGCCCGACGGCTACCAGACCCGGCTTGGCGATAGCGGCATGGGCCTCTCCGGAGGCCAGCAACAACGCATCGCCATCGCCCGCGCCCTGATCATCGATGCGCCAATCCTATTGCTTGACGAGGCCACCAGCGCCCTGGACGCGCAAAGCGAGCACCTGATCCAGCAGGCGTTGCCCAAGCTCATGGCCAACCGCACGACGTTGGTCATCGCCCATCGACTGGCGACCATCAAACACGCCGACCGGATTGTCGTGTTGGACCAAGGTCGTTTGCATGGCATCGGCCCACATCATGAGTTGATCAAGACCGATGCGCTGTACGCGCGTTTGGCTGAGTTGCAGTTCAGAGAGCCAGAGGGCGCGTAG
- a CDS encoding TRAP transporter small permease subunit: MSEHTPNMEQTDRPPDNSDEDIGSTWLDRAIVWLGKKLSLVFALIVVVSAYEIARRYLFDSPTLWVHETVTFAGASLFVLGGLYAFATNRHVRVVLIYDAVPAKVRRWLDVLHQILGLAFCTMLLYGSWFMAKDAVRAPWGAWRLETSGSAWNPPFPAYLKVIIFVAVTVLTLQFILHLIRDLRRVARGGDA; the protein is encoded by the coding sequence ATGTCCGAGCACACGCCCAACATGGAACAGACGGACCGACCGCCCGATAACTCTGACGAGGATATCGGGTCGACCTGGCTCGACCGCGCCATCGTCTGGCTGGGTAAGAAGTTAAGTCTGGTCTTTGCCCTGATTGTCGTCGTCTCTGCCTACGAGATTGCCCGGCGCTATCTTTTTGACTCGCCCACGCTGTGGGTGCACGAAACGGTCACTTTTGCCGGAGCTTCCCTGTTCGTGCTGGGCGGCCTGTACGCTTTCGCCACCAATCGCCACGTGCGGGTGGTGCTGATTTACGATGCGGTACCTGCGAAGGTGCGCCGCTGGCTGGATGTGCTGCACCAGATCCTGGGTTTGGCCTTCTGCACCATGCTGCTCTACGGCAGCTGGTTTATGGCCAAGGATGCCGTGCGAGCGCCGTGGGGCGCCTGGCGCCTGGAAACTTCCGGCTCCGCATGGAATCCGCCCTTCCCGGCCTATCTCAAGGTCATTATTTTCGTCGCCGTGACCGTGTTGACGTTGCAGTTCATTCTGCACCTGATCCGCGACCTGCGCCGTGTCGCCCGTGGAGGTGATGCCTGA
- a CDS encoding cation diffusion facilitator family transporter, with amino-acid sequence MAGSSKKVIYAALVGNFLIACTKFVAAVITGSSAMFSEGIHSLVDTGNQVLLLYGLKRSSRPADTRFPFGHGKEIYFWSFVVAILIFAVGSGVSIYEGVRHILHPVPIENPSINYIVLGLGILFEGAAWYFAFTEFSRAKGKWGYFEAVRRGKDPTLFVVLFEDSAAMLGLLVAMAGIYLADHTGLLWLDGLASVIIGLILGGTAIWLAYETKGLLIGESANQAVIAGIRKIATETPQVERVNELLTMHMGPDFVLVNLSAKFTPQNSVTELEKVIADLDHRIKAAYPQAKRIFVEAESLQAHTAPSEHH; translated from the coding sequence ATGGCCGGTTCCAGCAAAAAAGTGATCTATGCGGCCCTCGTGGGCAATTTCCTGATCGCGTGCACCAAGTTCGTGGCAGCGGTGATCACCGGCAGTTCGGCGATGTTTTCCGAGGGTATTCACTCGCTAGTGGATACCGGCAATCAGGTCTTGCTGCTATATGGCCTGAAGCGCTCCTCGCGGCCCGCCGATACTCGTTTCCCCTTCGGCCACGGCAAGGAGATCTATTTCTGGAGCTTCGTGGTGGCCATCCTGATTTTCGCGGTGGGTTCGGGGGTTTCCATCTACGAGGGCGTGCGGCACATCCTCCACCCGGTGCCGATCGAGAATCCGTCCATCAACTACATCGTGTTGGGGCTGGGTATTCTGTTTGAAGGCGCGGCCTGGTATTTCGCATTTACCGAATTTTCCCGGGCCAAGGGCAAGTGGGGCTACTTCGAGGCGGTCCGCCGCGGTAAGGATCCGACACTGTTTGTGGTGCTGTTCGAAGATTCGGCGGCCATGCTCGGCCTATTGGTCGCCATGGCCGGAATCTACCTTGCGGACCATACGGGCCTCCTCTGGCTGGACGGCTTGGCCTCCGTAATCATTGGCCTGATCCTGGGCGGCACCGCGATCTGGCTAGCGTATGAAACCAAGGGCCTTTTGATCGGCGAGTCGGCCAACCAGGCGGTGATCGCCGGTATTCGCAAGATCGCCACCGAAACCCCTCAAGTCGAGCGCGTGAACGAGCTATTGACCATGCACATGGGCCCGGATTTCGTGCTGGTCAACCTGAGTGCAAAGTTCACGCCCCAGAACTCGGTGACCGAGCTGGAAAAGGTGATCGCCGATCTGGATCATCGGATCAAGGCTGCCTATCCTCAAGCCAAGCGCATCTTTGTCGAGGCGGAGTCGCTGCAGGCCCACACCGCCCCGAGCGAGCATCACTAA